Proteins from one Romboutsia sp. CE17 genomic window:
- a CDS encoding RsiV family protein, with translation MANSQPASNCLYNLIYTDFNEEFSKGSNFYYDIQYPAFFNFNNGYFFANPSILNNISNLIKEEVISFRDNLAKEEAQYNSTVADNKPDEKKVYSAFSNFAVTFNKNHLLSVIVNLRGFTNHTLPSYDELYNYNYDLLTGKKINLQDIFNNGVDYIKVITDYVNYKINQNKDLYFDNVEFFITDDQAFYIEDDGLVVYFDAGQLAKEEFGTTKFKLMFSKFAPYINPKFYCSATNINRRIYRR, from the coding sequence GTGGCTAATTCTCAACCTGCAAGTAATTGTCTGTATAATTTAATATATACAGATTTTAATGAAGAGTTTTCTAAGGGCTCTAATTTTTATTACGATATTCAATATCCAGCTTTTTTTAATTTTAATAATGGATATTTTTTCGCAAACCCATCGATACTAAATAATATAAGTAATCTTATAAAAGAAGAGGTAATTTCTTTTAGAGACAATTTAGCTAAAGAAGAAGCTCAATACAATTCAACTGTGGCTGATAACAAACCTGATGAAAAAAAAGTATATAGTGCATTTTCTAATTTTGCTGTTACTTTTAATAAAAACCATTTACTTAGTGTTATAGTTAATCTTAGGGGATTTACTAACCATACATTACCTTCATATGATGAGTTATACAACTATAACTATGATTTACTTACTGGCAAAAAAATAAATTTACAAGATATATTTAATAATGGCGTAGACTATATAAAAGTAATCACAGATTATGTAAATTATAAAATAAATCAAAATAAAGATCTCTATTTTGATAATGTAGAATTTTTTATAACCGATGACCAAGCTTTTTATATTGAAGATGATGGATTAGTGGTTTACTTTGATGCAGGCCAACTTGCAAAAGAAGAATTTGGAACAACTAAATTTAAATTAATGTTCAGTAAATTTGCTCCTTATATAAATCCTAAGTTTTATTGTAGCGCTACAAATATTAATAGAAGAATTTATAGGAGATAA